TTTGCCCGAAAATCCCTTGCTAATATATGCAATGGGGCGATCATCTTGAGATAAGACAGCACCAATACCCGTTCCAGACGCATCTGTCTCGACAACAAATGGTTTTGTGAAGTCAGGTAACCTCAACACAGGCAACTTACACATAGCTCCCTTCAACTTCTCAAACACCCGCGAAGCCTCTACTGACCAAAGAAACCCCTCCTTCTTAAGTAACTCTGTCAAAGTCCTCGCTACTCTTCCATAACTTACCACGAATCTCCTATAATACCCCTTGAGACCCAGAAACCCTCGCAATGATGTCACGTTCTTAGGCTGAGGCCACTTATGCATTGCTTCCACCTTTTCTAGATCTGCTGAGACTCCCTCTTTGGTGATTACATGTCCGAGATACGCAGTCTTCTTTTGAGCAAAAGCACATTTCTTCTCATTGGCATATATAGAACTGGTGCTTCTCCAAGACTTGCAACACGATTCGAAGGTGCTCCTCATGTTCCTTCTCACTCCTGCTGTAAACTAGTATGTCGTCAAAAAATACTAACACAAATTTACGCAGGTACGGCTTGAAGATGTCGTTCATCACCGACTGGAACGTCGCGGGGGCGTTAGTAAGCCCGAAAGGCATCACTAGGAACTCGTAATGCCCTTCATGCGTCTTTAACGTTTTCTTCCCTACATCACCCTCTCGTACCCTTATTTGATGATACCCCGACTTCAGGTCTAATTTCGAGAACACATCAGCTCCTGCAAGCTCATCAAGAAGCTCCTCAATGATCGGGATAGGATAACGGTCAGGTATAGTGCTCTTATTCACGGCCCGGTAGTCCACGCAGAAATGAAATCCTCCATCCTTCTTCTTAACTAACAGGACCGGGCTGGAAAATGGGCTAATGCTTGGCTTGATGATCCCCGCGTGTAGCATTTCTCGCACTAACTTCTCGATTTCATTCTTCTGCAAGTGGGAGTAACGGTAAGGTCGTATGTTGATGGGAGAAGTTCCTTCTTGTAGAGTGATCGCATGCTCTCTGGACCGCTTGGGAGGGAGACCAGTAGGCAATGTTGAACACTCCTTTGAACCTTCTTAACAACCTCTGTATCTCCACGCTAGGTCTCTCTACTTTCTGCTGCTCTAGGGAACTCTCAAACAGTGCACTCAACTCCAACAGATACACCACCTCTTCATTATCACAGAGCTTCTCCATTGAATTCAGTGACACTTGGTCACGCAACAAGGCTGGATCTCCCGTAATAGTGACCCATTCCTGATCTATCTGAAAATGCATGATGTGCAGCCCCCAATTGATTATCGTTTCTCCTAGAGAAGTTAGCCATGTGTATCCTAACACCATATATGTGGCTCCCAAGTCAAACAGCCTGAAATCTCCTTGAATCTCAATACCTTGAATGATTAGTTTGAGACCTTCACACTTCCCACTGCTTGTCATAATTCTGCCATCTCCAATAGCCACTCCGAACTCCTGAGTAGGAACTACCGGTAATCCTAATTTCTCCACAACCCGCGTCGCAATAAAACTGCAAGATGCTCCGGAATCAATAAGGACCACCACCTCTTCTCCACTAATGTGCCCTTTGATTCTCATCGTTCGTTTAGTAGTGAGCCCCGCCATCGACTGTAGCGACATCACTTGGAGTTCTTGCTTTGCTTGAGCTTCAGGGTTCTCTTCCCTGTCCTCCTCAGACTCTTCTGCCTCTTCTAACTCTTCTTCCACCTCCAAGCATTTATACCTTTGAAATGCCTTGCAGCGATGACCAGTGAAGTAACGCTCCCCGCAATATCGACAAGGGTTTTGTATTGTCCTTCGTTGGTCAGACCCCTTGTTTTCTCTAGGAGAATCAACTGACTTCCTCGCCGGAGTGTGATCTCCTTGCTTAACCGGGCTGAAGTTGTTGTTT
This genomic window from Brassica oleracea var. oleracea cultivar TO1000 unplaced genomic scaffold, BOL UnpScaffold01799, whole genome shotgun sequence contains:
- the LOC106321497 gene encoding uncharacterized protein LOC106321497 → MKLKRRFKPTKGGTILSQMLRLRQSGSISEYREQFEELSAEVPHVPNDVLEEIFLHWMKRSVREQVVRLRPVGMDEIVDMATIIEEQENERHSYNSRPFQRTNSAPVLNSNQRNNNFSPVKQGDHTPARKSVDSPRENKGSDQRRTIQNPCRYCGERYFTGHRCKAFQRYKCLEVEEELEEAEESEEDREENPEAQAKQELQVMSLQSMAGLTTKRTMRIKGHISGEEVVVLIDSGASCSFIATRVVEKLGLPVVPTQEFGVAIGDGRIMTSSGKCEGLKLIIQGIEIQGDFRLFDLGATYMVLGYTWLTSLGETIINWGLHIMHFQIDQEWVTITGDPALLRDQVSLNSMEKLCDNEEVVYLLELSALFESSLEQQKVERPSVEIQRLLRRFKGVFNIAYWSPSQAVQRACDHSTRRNFSHQHTTLPLLPLAEE